A stretch of the Drosophila sulfurigaster albostrigata strain 15112-1811.04 chromosome 2L, ASM2355843v2, whole genome shotgun sequence genome encodes the following:
- the LOC133847518 gene encoding inward rectifier potassium channel irk-1-like, with amino-acid sequence MSVDDNRKKEQLAMIRSSSMPVKPKPLNPRPLARSPEKETVNDNEVDYYPESPSCVRRRRSKQTPDHLETRSEQNFPYTLDWAGSTIELTPDVDGDADGLRRSMNRVMDKNGNENVAFRRIPEKSWRYMRDVITTLIELEWKYMLTLFLGSYFLSWTFFGVLCYVVAYSHGDFLFDAVSGERLGEGSEPCIYGGPNFMAIMIYSIETQTTLGFGERYASEECPETIFLFIMQMMCAVAIEGTMVSIIYAKTARPAKQLTKLRFSDKAVICYRDGKLCLLFRVCDPREQQSIESKIRVYMIVDKHTREGELIKTHTELKLEGNGEQLIVWPDIVCHVIDDTSPLQSFQNAKQLNAAQFELYVTIVGTSPTTAQMTEAKTSYVPREIFWGQRFVNIIHYDATNERYIVDYENFNTTISVDMPVKLTPAEHLQQLQQQQQLEQLQQTYRK; translated from the exons atGAGCGTGGATGACAACAGAAAAAAGGAACAGCTCGCCATGATTCGCTCATCATCAATGCCTGTTAAGCCTAAGCCATTGAATCCAAGGCCTCTAGCACGATCGCCCGAAAAGGAGACGGTCAACGACAACGAAGTCGACTACTATCCAGAGAGTCCCAGTTGTGTTCGACGTCGCCGATCCAAGCAGACGCCGGATCACTTGGAGACGCGCAGCGAACAAAA CTTCCCTTACACGCTCGACTGGGCGGGCAGCACCATTGAGCTGACACCTGATGTGGATGGAGATGCGGATGGTTTGCGACGCAGCATGAATCGGGTGATGGACAAGAATGGAAATGAGAACGTTGCCTTTCGACGCATTCCGGAAAAGTCCTGGCGATATATGCGCGATGTGATCACCACGCTG ATCGAATTGGAGTGGAAGTACATGCTCACACTGTTTCTGGGTAGTTACTTCCTCAGCTGGACTTTCTTTGGAGTACTTTGCTACGTGGTCGCCTATTCCCATGGCGATTTCCTTTTCGATGCCGTGAGTGGCGAACGTTTGGGCGAGGGCAGCGAGCCTTGCATTTATGGTGGGCCGAATTTCATGGCCATTATGATCTATTCGATTGAGACCCAAACTACACTTGGCTTTGGCGAGCGATATGCCAGTGAGGAATGCCCCGAGACCATTTTTCTGTTCATCATGCAAATGATGTGCGCTGTGGCCATTGAGGGCACCATGGTTAGCATCATCTATGCGAAAACTGCTCGTCCAGCCAAGCAACTGACCAAACTCAGGTTCAGCGACAAAGCTGTG ATCTGTTATCGCGATGGCAAACTGTGTTTGCTCTTTCGTGTGTGCGATCCACGCGAACAGCAATCCATCGAGTCCAAGATACGAGTCTACATGATTGTGGACAAACA CACACGCGAGGGCGAGCTCATTAAGACGCACACGGAACTGAAGTTGGAGGGGAATGGCGAGCAGTTGATTGTCTGGCCGGACATTGTGTGCCATGTCATCGATGACACAAGTCCTCTGCAGTCATTTCAAAATGCCAAGCAGCTGAACGCCGCACAATTTGAGTTGTATGTGACAATTGTGGGCACTTCACCGACCACAGCACAAATGACGGAGGCGAAGACATCGTATGTGCCGCGAGAGATATTTTGGGGGCAGCGTTTTGTGAACATTATCCACTACGACGCGACCAATGAGCGTTACATTGTAGACTACGAGAACTTTAACACTACCATCTCG GTGGACATGCCCGTCAAGTTGACGCCGGCGGAGcatttgcagcagctgcaacagcagcaacaactggagcagctgcaacagaCATACAGAAAATAA
- the LOC133847559 gene encoding uncharacterized protein LOC133847559 yields the protein MTQLLLDADCLLEISPNEWPTLQNLYASKKTESIGYNLIKNYIEWIDKKLNLDVKCFTLDEDWRKDGTFIMIAKHGGILDYVYFNTLCDDLDRLIRLLHAFTTQTKASLNLYGYGQRLKPAVDDCIKKLGPKKFHESVETAWYKASKELVATFSTETPPGITLRKLEIEDAETVNELWPHHDKGTIKFVKHVIKNDLTIAACDSNGKLLAWCLRLPLGSLGLLQVLSSQKRLGLGSLMVRVLSKKIAEQNLDVFAPVVTENTPSRRMFEKLGFEKIDDIYWTLEEY from the exons ATGACGCAGCTTTTGTTAGATGCCGATTGCCTTCTAGAAATATCACCAAATGAGTGGCCTACTTTACAAAATCTGTACGCCTCGAAGAAAACTGAATCTATTGGatataatttaatcaaaaattatattgaatgGATTGACAAGAAGCTCAATTTGGATGTGAAATGTTTCACGCTCGATGAAGACTGGAGAAAAGACGGCACTTTTATCATGATT GCGAAGCATGGAGGAATTCTGGATTATGTCTATTTTAACACCTTATGTGACGACCTTGATCGTTTGATAAGATTACTCCACGCCTTCACAACTCAGACCAAAgcttctttaaatttatatggtTATGGACAACGATTAAAGCCAGCAGTTGATGATTGTATAAAGAAACTTGGGCCTAAGAAGTTCCATGAAAGTGTAGAGACAGCTTGGTACAAGGCCAGCAAGGAATTGGTTGCCACATTCTCCACAGA AACTCCTCCTGGCATTACTTTACGAAAATTGGAGATTGAAGACGCTGAAACCGTAAATGAACTATGGCCACATCATGACAAGGGaactattaaatttgtaaagcaTGTCATAAAAAATGACTTAACTATAGCAGCCTGTGATAGTAATGGAAAATTGCTAGCTTGGTGCTTGAG ATTGCCGTTGGGTTCATTGGGTCTGTTGCAAGTTCTGTCATCCCAAAAGCGTTTGGGACTCGGCAGTTTAATGGTGCGTGTTCTATCAAAGAAGATTGCAGAACAGAACCTCGACGTTTTTGCTCCTGTGGTCACCGAGAATACGCCATCGCGACGAATGTTTGAGAAACTGGGATTCGAGAAAATAGATGACATATATTGGACGCTCGAAGAATATTAA
- the LOC133847532 gene encoding uncharacterized protein LOC133847532 isoform X1, producing MNARAHKAFMINFFLDEDVSPLVAEAVRLTTEDGALKVFADAKKIKTEPDEENTIPRCQEDQFKEQFRMERSSFEILLRVVGKAIAGAEHLHPIGQMCLPEKLLYTLTLLSGNRSFREVGETFAISKSSGHEIFKWVTAAFTALLPRYVKWPDKDVVCTTEHIDILPDVVGVIDECRIPLKLLVKKEEGQRHIEALALQAVCDEHSRFLDIHIDVPDLQCILLKSELFERLIDTVEPLMPPHKHLVGETMYPLLLNLMTPFTEKNRKLSPCHMRFNQAIRSWNAPAERAFAALISRFRRLESLEIATLELATTVVSATCMLHNFILECGEPIDDGVLDFETVPERPNSVVFGAHGLVNWDFTAAAERKRDNLVAGFMHA from the exons atgaacgcGCGTGCTCATAAAGCGTTTATGATCAATTTCTTTTTGGACGAAGATGTGAGCCCCCTTGTGGCCGAAGCGGTGCGGTTGACCACTGAGGATGGCGCACTAAAAGTGTTTGCCGACGCCAAAAAAATTAAGACTGAACCAGATGAAGAGAATACAATCCCAAGATGCCAGGAGGATCAGTTTAAGGAACAATTTCGCATGGAGCGAAGCAGCTTTGAG ATACTTTTACGCGTTGTGGGCAAAGCAATTGCAGGAGCAGAGCATCTGCACCCCATTGGACAGATGTGTCTGCCAGAGAAGCTATTGTATACGTTAACACTTCTCAGTGGCAA CAGGTCGTTCCGCGAAGTTGGTGAGACTTTTGCCATATCAAAGAGTTCCGGCCATGAGATCTTTAAGTGGGTAACTGCTGCCTTTACTGCCCTTCTGCCTCGCTATGTAAAGTGGCCAGACAAGGATGTTGTCTGTACAACTGAGCACATTGACATACTGCCAGACGTCGTCGGTGTCATTGATGAGTGCCGCATTCCGCTAAAGCTGTTGGTAAAGAAGGAAGAGGGTCAGCGTCACATTGAGGCATTGGCACTGCAGGCTGTATGTGATGAGCACAGTCGATTTCTAGACATCCATATTGATGTGCCAGACCTGCAGTGTATTTTGCTAAAGAGTGAACTCTTCGAGCGACTAATTGACACTGTAGAACCGCTGATGCCACCACACAAGCATCTCGTAGGTGAAACGATGTATCCACTGTTGCTCAATCTGATGACACCGTTCACGGAGAAAAATCGAAAGTTGAGTCCTTGTCATATGCGCTTTAATCAGGCTATTCGTTCGTGGAATGCGCCTGCGGAAAGAGCGTTTGCTGCTTTAATTTCGCGCTTTAGACGTTTGGAATCGCTCGAGATCGCTACGCTGGAGCTTGCCACAACTGTTGTTTCCGCCACCTGCATGCtgcacaattttattttagagtGCGGCGAGCCGATTGATGATGGTGTATTGGACTTTGAAACAGTGCCGGAGAGACCTAATAGCGTGGTCTTTGGAGCGCATGGACTGGTGAATTGGGATTTTactgcagcagctgaaagGAAACGAGATAATCTTGTCGCAGGTTTTATGCATGCTTAG
- the LOC133847510 gene encoding inward rectifier potassium channel irk-1-like: MHTPWSISPLVPHKMSTDDATDKPEMLRSISLPVKPKHLTPTPLSRSPKHEKVNENDVDYYPESPSCSRRSQSRLTPGDSTQEDSRSDQNFPSTHDWAGSTIELSPTADDDGLRRTMHRVMQRNGRENVVFRRVPEKSRRYMRDVINTLIELKWKYMLTLFLSSFFLSWIFFGVLCYLVAYYHGDFIFDAVTGERLGDGAEPCIIGVNSFVSMMLYSITTQTTLGGGQFASEECPETIFLYIMQMMCGAAIEGSMVSIVYAKTMRPAKQCTKLKFSDKAVISYRDEQLCLLFRVCDPRERQSIDSKIRVYMIVDKHTREGELIKTHTELKLEGNGEQLIVWPNIVCHVIDETSPLHRFDSAKKFNAAQFELYVTIVGTSPTTAQMTEAKTSYVPREIFWGQRFVNIIHYDAEDERYMVDYENFNTTISVDMPVNLSSAEQQQQLALEA, translated from the exons atgcacacaCCTTGGAGTATTTCGCCATTAGTTCCCCACAAGATGAGCACGGACGACGCTACGGATAAACCCGAAATGCTTCGCTCCATCTCGTTGCCAGTTAAACCAAAACATCTCACGCCTACTCCATTGTCGCGTTCACCAAAGCACGAAAAGGTCAACGAGAATGATGTCGACTATTATCCAGAGAGTCCAAGCTGTTCGCGTCGTTCCCAAAGTAGGCTGACACCAGGAGATAGCACACAAGAGGATAGTCGCAGTGATCAAAA ttttccCTCAACACACGATTGGGCGGGCAGCACCATTGAACTCAGTCCAAccgctgatgatgatggcttGCGACGCACGATGCATCGTGTGATGCAGAGAAATGGACGCGAGAACGTCGTCTTTCGACGTGTGCCAGAAAAATCCAGACGCTATATGCGTGATGTGATCAACACTTTG ATTGAATTGAAGTGGAAGTATATGCTCACACTCTTCTTGAGCAGCTTCTTCCTCAGCTGGATATTCTTTGGCGTCTTGTGCTATCTGGTTGCCTACTACCATGGTGATTTCATTTTCGATGCAGTAACTGGCGAACGTTTGGGCGATGGCGCTGAACCGTGCATCATTGGCGTCAACAGCTTTGTGTCCATGATGCTGTATTCGATCACCACACAAACGACTTTGGGTGGCGGGCAATTTGCTAGCGAGGAATGTCCCGAGAccatatttctatatattatgCAGATGATGTGCGGCGCTGCCATCGAAGGATCCATGGTTAGCATTGTTTATGCCAAAACAATGCGTCCTGCCAAGCAATGTACCAAACTCAAATTTAGCGATAAGGCGGTG ATTTCTTATCGCGATGAGCAACTGTGTTTACTGTTTCGTGTTTGTGATCCACGTGAGCGGCAGTCCATCGACTCCAAGATTCGTGTTTACATGATTGTGGACAAACA CACACGCGAGGGCGAGCTCATAAAGACGCACAcggagctgaagctggaggGGAATGGCGAACAGTTGATTGTTTGGCCGAACATTGTGTGTCATGTCATCGATGAGACGAGTCCACTGCATCGTTTCGATAGTGCGAAGAAGTTTAATGCTGCCCAGTTTGAATTATATGTGACAATTGTGGGCACTTCACCGACCACAGCGCAAATGACGGAGGCAAAGACATCGTATGTGCCGCGAGAGATCTTTTGGGGTCAGCGCTTCGTTAACATTATCCATTACGATGCAGAAGATGAGCGTTATATGGTAGACTACGAGAATTTCAATACAACCATATCG gTGGACATGCCAGTCAATTTGTCGTCggcagagcagcaacagcaattggcaTTGGAGGCTTAG
- the LOC133847569 gene encoding PRA1 family protein 3 produces the protein MTTPSTSSSVGDAAAALSGNLQLPPLRTLDDFVLGSARFQLPNLKDFDKWGNRVVKNLLYYQTNYFLVFLAIYGVMIAFNPTKILSGLIVQALLIAIIWQFFSNKSKTSFIASRLTGGNQILAAQQAQQKWYILAGALLASYLFLHLMSAVLLTAFTLLLPISVTFIHASLRLRNIKNKLANTIESFGPSTPMGALLDALNVRADAVLN, from the coding sequence ATGACAACGCCATCAACGTCTTCCTCCGTTGGCGATGCGGCCGCCGCATTGTCCGGCAATCTGCAGTTGCCTCCGCTGCGCACGCTGGATGACTTTGTCCTGGGTTCGGCACGCTTCCAGCTGCCCAATCTCAAGGACTTTGACAAGTGGGGCAATCGTGTGGTCAAGAATCTGCTGTACTATCAAACCAATTATTTCCTCGTCTTTCTCGCCATCTACGGTGTGATGATTGCCTTCAATCCGACGAAAATCCTTAGTGGTTTGATCGTGCAAGCCCTGCTCATTGCCATCATCTGGCAATTCTTTAGCAACAAGTCCAAGACCAGCTTTATTGCCAGCCGCCTCACCGGAGGCAATCAGATCCTTGCCGCCCAGCAGGCACAACAGAAGTGGTACATCTTGGCTGGCGCCTTGTTGGCCAgctatttgtttttgcatttgatgaGTGCAGTGCTGTTGACGGCCTTCACTCTGCTGTTGCCCATCTCGGTGACGTTTATACACGCCTCGTTGAGGCTGCGCAACATCAAGAACAAGCTGGCCAATACCATCGAGAGCTTTGGACCCTCGACTCCAATGGGCGCTCTGCTCGATGCTCTCAATGTGCGTGCCGATGCGGTGTTGAACTAA
- the LOC133847494 gene encoding uncharacterized protein LOC133847494 produces the protein MYLISTSKKTILSDFADLETKSTYVHANGESTDFQFSSQGRVFVEVDKKAGLAVMRIKENQQNALEIQRVRKLTIENAYSVCFAKTVSNHIAIGQSSGYVKTFNFRTAELIHRYPANASRSSVLYLDYNCTDEYIAAVLEDGTINICGTKTRQRIDTVTIDEHSTLARFHPRKRFHLAVASYKGAVSVYDLQSKRTIFHLSDAHSAPCRDVSMCSSQSSLLVSVGYDCNINIFDIRRNKAQSSSGRLNYTHPLSTVALSECGTYFCAGNLKGELITYDMRSTRAPLAVRAVHDGSAVTRVAFVPTPAEEQQSSSFNSSNNVTVDARPAATVEQTPSDELVRQQRDSFCDFLDTQRPRLLDRMSTRLTTNSRRDSFDWDTLMTKPIAEDGRLSICPTGSGLSSSDGSTVDTLQQTVSSGLRERNMSADAKLKQIAETDETSELHEQSVNCSVDSDKENPPMAAEIEEKRRLRMLSASRNSTPHHVASAASKASTLQLQPQQLLPKTSSNVSSVASQISDGCQYDVRKELVELRESIEDRFTQLERDLKWSAEVSKFQTFTQVAQYWKQQMANTEEIRDGLGMLLRHDRFKKEFCRLKNENDMLRAEVQHLRNQLNN, from the exons atgtatttgatatCAACGTCTAAGAAAACAATCCTATCGGATTTCGCGGATTTAGAGACGAAATCCACGTATGTGCATGCGAATGGCGAGTCAACAGATTTTCAATTCAGCTCCCAGGGACGCGTCTTTGTGGAGGTGGACAAAAAGGCGGGCTTGGCGGTGATGCGCATTAAAGAAAACCAACAGAATG CTTTGGAAATACAGCGCGTGCGCAAATTGACCATTGAAAATGCATATTCGGTGTGTTTCGCCAAAACGGTATCCAATCATATTGCCATCGGCCAGTCAAGTGGTTATGTTAAGACATTTAACTTTCGTACGGCGGAATTGATTCATCGCTATCCGGCGAATGCGTCGCGCAGCTCTGTACTCTATTTGGATTACAATTGCACGGATGAATACATTGCAGCGGTGCTGGAAGACGGCACGATCAACATTTGTGGCACAAAGACTCGACAAAGGATCGATACAGTCACCATTGACGAGCA TTCGACCCTGGCACGGTTTCATCCGCGCAAGCGTTTCCACTTGGCGGTGGCTTCCTACAAGGGCGCCGTATCCGTCTACGATTTGCAATCAAAACGCACCATCTTTCATTTAAGTGATGCACATAGTGCCCCTTGTCGTGATGTCAGCATGTGTAGCAGTCAATCTTCGCTGCTGGTCAGCGTTGGTTACGACtgcaatattaatatatttgatatacgaCGCAATAAGGCGCAGTCATCGTCGGGTCGCTTGAATTACACACATCCTTTGTCTACCGTGGCGTTAAGTGAATGCGGAACATACTTCTGTGCCGGCAATCTCAAGGGTGAATTGATTACTTACGATATGCGCAGCACTCGAGCACCGTTGGCTGTGCGTGCTGTGCACGATGGCAG CGCTGTGACGCGAGTGGCTTTTGTGCCCACGCCTGCTGAggagcagcaaagcagcagcttTAACAGCTCCAATAATGTGACTGTGGATGCCAGACCAGCGGCGACTGTGGAGCAAACGCCTAGCGATGAGCTGGTGCGTCAACAGCGCGACTCTTTTTGTGATTTTCTGGACACACAACGACCACGTCTCCTTGATCGCATGTCCACACGTCTAACAACTAATTCTCGACGCGACAGCTTCGATTGGGATACGCTGATGACAAAGCCCATTGCCGAGGATGGACGCCTAAGCATTTGCCCGACTGGCTCAGGTCTCAGTTCCTCAGACGGCTCCACCGTAGACACACTGCAAC AAACGGTGAGCAGTGGGTTGCGTGAGCGCAACATGTCGGCAGATGCCAAGTTGAAACAAATTGCCGAAACAGATGAAACTAGCGAACTGCATGAACAATCCGTTAACTGTTCGGTGGACAGTGACAAAGAGAATCCACCCATGGCAGCAGAGATCGAGGAGAAGCGTCGATTACGCATGTTGTCCGCCAGTCGCAATAGCACGCCACATCATGTGGCAAGCGCAGCCAGCAAGGCTTCTACTCTGCAATTGCAGccgcaacagctgctgcccaAGACATCGAGCAATGTGTCTTCAGTTGCCTCACAGATCTCTGATGGCTGTCAGTACGATGTGCGCAAGGAACTTGTGGAGCTGCGCGAAAGCATCGAGGATCGTTTCACACAACTAGAACGCGATTTGAAATGGTCAGCGGAGGTCAGCAAGTTTCAAACCTTCACTCAGGTGGCTCAGTACTGGAAGCAGCAGATGGCAAACACCGAGGAGATCAGAGATGGGCTCGGAATGTTGCTACGCCATGATCGTTTTAAAAAAGAGTTTTGCCGCCTCAAAAATGAGAACGATATGCTACGAGCCGAGGTACAACATTTGCGCAACCAGCTGAATAATTAG
- the LOC133847502 gene encoding FAS-associated factor 2 has translation MEAEGLTNEQTDKVLQFQDLTGIEDMNICRDVLIRHQWDLEVAFQEQMNIREGRPTMLTASTDVRAPTVINDHFLQQIFSANMPGSRSVSRVPSIGPMPRSFTGIIGYVINFVFQYFYSTLAGIVRALVNIGGGNEPRLVTNPLDDVLKFIREYQERYPEHPVFYQGTYAQALNDAKQELRFLLVYLHQDPSSNPDVDSFCRQTLSTRSVIEYINAHTLLWGCDVSTPEGYRVMQSLAVRGYPLMVVIMLRANRMSVVGRLEGDCTSEELLRRLQSVIAFNEVWLSQARNDRLQRNFTQTLRRQQDEAYEQSLLADEEKERQRERERDAARQLLEAEERARRDVELRKEEIARLKIELANLVPDEPAVDAANAIAVVFKLPNGVRLERRFQQTNSILDVYHFLFCHPESPDEFEITTNFPKRVLYSKTVVDAAEGSANEIVNKTLKDVGLKNREVLFVNDLEA, from the exons ATGGAGGCGGAAGGTCTGACAAATGAGCAAACCGACAAAGTGCTACAATTTCAGGACTTGACGGGTATCGAGGACATGAACATTTGTCGCGACGTTCTCATACGCCATCAGTGGGACCTCGAG GTGGCGTTTCAGGAGCAGATGAACATACGCGAAGGACGACCCACCATGCTGACAGCGTCGACGGATGTCCGTGCTCCGACTGTGATCAACGATCATTTCCTGCAACAGATCTTCTCGGCAAATATGCCGGGCAGTCGTTCGGTGAGCCGAGTTCCCAGCATTGGGCCAATGCCTCGTAGTTTCACCGGTATCATTGGCTATGTGATCAACTTTGTGTTCCAATACTTTTATTCCACACTCGCTGGAATTGTGCGCGCTCTGGTCAACATTGGAGGCGGCAATGAGCCGCGTCTGGTCACAAATCCGCTAGATGATGTGCTTAAGTTCATACGCGAATATCAGGAGCGTTATCCCGAGCATCCCGTCTTCTATCAAGGCACCTATGCCCAGGCGTTGAACGATGCTAAGCAAGAGTTGCGTTTCCTCCTCGTTTATTTGCATCAGGATCCAAGCAGCAATCCAGATGTGGATTCATTTTGCCGCCAGACGCTATCCACACGCTCCGTTATCGAGTACATCAATGCGCACACGCTGCTTTGGGGCTGTGATGTGTCCACACCAGAAGGTTATCGTGTCATGCAATCGCTAGCTGTGCGTGGTTATCCTCTAATGGTCGTAATAATGCTACGAGCCAATCGCATGTCGGTTGTGGGTCGGCTAGAAGGTGATTGCACTTCGGAAGAGCTGCTGCGACGGCTGCAATCAGTGATTGCCTTCAATGAAGTGTGGCTGAGTCAGGCGCGAAATGATCGACTGCAGCGCAATTTTACGCAGACGCTGCGACGACAGCAGGACGAGGCATATGAACAGAGTCTGCTGGCGGACGAGGAGAAAGAGCGACAGCGTGAGAGGGAGCGCGATGCTGCACGGCAGCTTCTGGAGGCTGAAGAGCGTGCGCGACGGGATGTGGAATTGCGCAAGGAGGAGATTGCTCGGTTAAAGATTGAGTTGGCCAATCTCGTGCCCGATGAGCCGGCTGTGGATGCCGCCAATGCCATCGCTGTTGTATTTAAGCTGCCCAATGGTGTGCGGTTGGAGCGTCGTTTCCAGCAGACAAATTCCATACTG GATGTGTATCATTTCCTTTTCTGTCATCCCGAGTCGCCGGATGAATTTGAAATCACAACGAATTTTCCCAAGCGTGTTCTCTATTCCAAAACAGTTGTAGATGCCGCTGAGGGATCGGCAAATGAGATCGTCAACAAAACCCTTAAGGATGTGGGATTGAAGAACCGCGAGGTGCTCTTTGTCAACGACCTGGAAGCGTAA
- the LOC133847532 gene encoding uncharacterized protein LOC133847532 isoform X2, which yields MTELATDPMNPTAIYVSPLVAEAVRLTTEDGALKVFADAKKIKTEPDEENTIPRCQEDQFKEQFRMERSSFEILLRVVGKAIAGAEHLHPIGQMCLPEKLLYTLTLLSGNRSFREVGETFAISKSSGHEIFKWVTAAFTALLPRYVKWPDKDVVCTTEHIDILPDVVGVIDECRIPLKLLVKKEEGQRHIEALALQAVCDEHSRFLDIHIDVPDLQCILLKSELFERLIDTVEPLMPPHKHLVGETMYPLLLNLMTPFTEKNRKLSPCHMRFNQAIRSWNAPAERAFAALISRFRRLESLEIATLELATTVVSATCMLHNFILECGEPIDDGVLDFETVPERPNSVVFGAHGLVNWDFTAAAERKRDNLVAGFMHA from the exons ATGACAGAACTTGCAACAGACCCAATGAACCCAACGGCAATCT ATGTGAGCCCCCTTGTGGCCGAAGCGGTGCGGTTGACCACTGAGGATGGCGCACTAAAAGTGTTTGCCGACGCCAAAAAAATTAAGACTGAACCAGATGAAGAGAATACAATCCCAAGATGCCAGGAGGATCAGTTTAAGGAACAATTTCGCATGGAGCGAAGCAGCTTTGAG ATACTTTTACGCGTTGTGGGCAAAGCAATTGCAGGAGCAGAGCATCTGCACCCCATTGGACAGATGTGTCTGCCAGAGAAGCTATTGTATACGTTAACACTTCTCAGTGGCAA CAGGTCGTTCCGCGAAGTTGGTGAGACTTTTGCCATATCAAAGAGTTCCGGCCATGAGATCTTTAAGTGGGTAACTGCTGCCTTTACTGCCCTTCTGCCTCGCTATGTAAAGTGGCCAGACAAGGATGTTGTCTGTACAACTGAGCACATTGACATACTGCCAGACGTCGTCGGTGTCATTGATGAGTGCCGCATTCCGCTAAAGCTGTTGGTAAAGAAGGAAGAGGGTCAGCGTCACATTGAGGCATTGGCACTGCAGGCTGTATGTGATGAGCACAGTCGATTTCTAGACATCCATATTGATGTGCCAGACCTGCAGTGTATTTTGCTAAAGAGTGAACTCTTCGAGCGACTAATTGACACTGTAGAACCGCTGATGCCACCACACAAGCATCTCGTAGGTGAAACGATGTATCCACTGTTGCTCAATCTGATGACACCGTTCACGGAGAAAAATCGAAAGTTGAGTCCTTGTCATATGCGCTTTAATCAGGCTATTCGTTCGTGGAATGCGCCTGCGGAAAGAGCGTTTGCTGCTTTAATTTCGCGCTTTAGACGTTTGGAATCGCTCGAGATCGCTACGCTGGAGCTTGCCACAACTGTTGTTTCCGCCACCTGCATGCtgcacaattttattttagagtGCGGCGAGCCGATTGATGATGGTGTATTGGACTTTGAAACAGTGCCGGAGAGACCTAATAGCGTGGTCTTTGGAGCGCATGGACTGGTGAATTGGGATTTTactgcagcagctgaaagGAAACGAGATAATCTTGTCGCAGGTTTTATGCATGCTTAG
- the LOC133847555 gene encoding uncharacterized protein LOC133847555 has product MTTPLNVINSHSPLIEITPNNWEILLDIYSSKRIEPNGYNLIKNFIKWIEKNPELDIKCYSLDEDWKTDGTFIMIVNHGTAQKFIYFNTLSENLDRLIKLLFGYTTNAKAYYFLYGYGERLKPTIDENMQIFGHTQLDTLQTIWYRANKEVVTTFSIEPPSGISLRTLETADAEIVNELWPHRAERTIEFVKHLIDHNISIGACDSNGKLIAWCLRLPLGSLGMLHVVASQRRLGLGSLMVRCLSKKIAEHNDEVLASVVPENMPSREMFEKLGFRQIDNVYWTSGSATK; this is encoded by the exons ATGACAACGCCGTTGAACGTAATAAATTCGCATTCCCCACTCATTGAGATAACGCCAAATAATTGGGAAATTTTATTGGATATTTACTCATCGAAACGCATCGAACCGAACGGatataatttaatcaaaaatttcATCAAATGGATTGAAAAGAATCCCGAATTGGATATCAAGTGTTATTCGCTGGACGAAGACTGGAAAACCGATGGCACTTTCATAATGATT GTGAACCATGGGACAGCTCAAAAGTTTATCTACTTCAATACGCTGAGCGAGAATCTGGATCGTTTGATCAAATTGCTCTTCGGTTATACAACTAATGCCAAAGCATACTATTTTCTATATGGTTATGGAGAACGTTTGAAGCCCACAATCGATGAAAACATGCAAATTTTCGGACACACACAGCTCGACACATTACAGACAATTTGGTACAGAGCCAACAAAGAGGTTGTAACCACCTTTTCCATAGA ACCTCCATCGGGGATTAGTTTGCGCACATTGGAAACTGCGGATGCGGAAATCGTTAATGAATTGTGGCCACATCGGGCGGAACGAACTATTGAGTTTGTAAAACATTTGATAGATCATAATATATCTATTGGTGCCTGTGATAGCAATGGCAAATTGATAGCCTGGTGCTTAAG ATTGCCGTTGGGTTCGTTGGGTATGCTGCATGTGGTTGCCTCTCAGAGGCGTCTCGGCCTTGGCAGCTTGATGGTGCGCTGCCTGTCCAAGAAGATTGCCGAGCACAACGACGAAGTGTTGGCTTCCGTGGTTCCCGAGAATATGCCGTCCCGCGAAATGTTTGAGAAACTGGGATTTCGGCAGATCGATAATGTTTATTGGACTTCCGGCAGTGCCACGAAATAA